CTTTGCAGATTATCAGAGTTCGGTCGAAAATAGTTCAATTAAGCAAGAATGCAAAATAAATAGATCAATAATTGATAAAAGCAATGATGATAGTAATTATAACGACCCTGATGGCACATGCTCTGATATGGGTTATAAATACCATGCCCATGATATTTATAATTGGAATTATGATGGTAACAGGAGAACTTATCTGTGGCGGAGCTTTCCCCGTTTGCCCCTTGATAGTCAAATTCCATATAATAATGGAAATAATCTGGTAGTGAGTGAAGTTCTGCAAAACTGGAATCCGGTGCCTGATGGTGTGGATGTATGGTATAATACTGATTATGTAGTAGACGGAGTTTATTATCAGGGAGAATGGACCTGGGATCCAACCAATTACATGGTGAACAGCAAGAATGGTTATAAAATGAGCCGTGATAATGGTGAAGGATGTGTTTTATTTTCCAGAGGTTTGAAATGTCTGGATAACGTGGAATTGCATACAGAACCCTATCAGGAAACCTGGCTAGGCTACTTTCTACAAGTTCCTCAAAATGTATTAGATGCATTTCCTCAGGAAGTTATAGAAGATGCGATTGCTATTTATACCATGGAATGGGCGATCAGCAGAACCTCTACTCATGATCCCTGGTCAGGTTCACCACAGTTCTGCAAATTAAACTATATGGACTGCGTAGTGATTAAAACTATAAACGAAAGTAATAATTTTTACTGGCAAATTTCCACCAGGAGTGAAGAGCCAGAATATAGGCCTGTTGCGGAACACTTTACTTTCAATGATGATATTGATTATCTGCCGGTTTATGTAGAATTTGATGAGGAAGATATTCCCCAGGAAGTGGCAATCTATGTAAATGATGAATGTCGAGGAGCACAGGTGGTGGAAGATACTCTATGCCAGATCTGTGCCCATATTTTAGAAGAAGAACTTGGTCAGGATATTGAGTTTGCCTTCTGGTATGAGGGACGCAGCAGAGAAGAGCGGAAAAAAGAATATCTGGTAGAAAACAGTAATACTGGAGAATATGAACCCGGAAGTCTAATCACTGGAATGCCGGGAATACACTATAAAGTATCATTTAAGGATAAGCAGGGAGACGTTATACCGGTGACTACTGAGTTGCAATGCTACCCCAATCCTTTCAATCCTGAACTTACTATTTCTTTTAATCTGGAAGAACAGCAAGAAGTAATACTGGACATTTTTAATATCAAAGGTCAAAAAGTGAAAAGCCTTGTTAACGAAACTTATCGTCCAGAGAATTATAATATCATCTGGAAAGGTGATAATGAGATAGGAAAAAAAGTAAGCAGCGGAATATATCTCATCAGACTGGCTATAGATGAACAAGTGATTACCAGCAAAGCGGTATTGATGAAATAAATTCGTGAGACGGAAAATGCCTGGCGTCCAGATGGGCGTCAGGTATAAATATAAGGAAAGAAATATGAAGAAGAGCTTGATTATGTTAATTGGTTTACTATTGATTGGAGTATTGCAGGGAACTACAATCACGGTTGATATAGAGGGTACAGGAGATTATACTTCTATTCAGGAAGGCATTAATGCCAGTGCTGATGGAGATACGGTTCTTGTTTATCCGGGCAGATATTTTGAAAATACTGACTTGAACGGTAAAACAATCACTCTGGCAAGCCTGGAATTTACAACTGGTAATGCTGAATATATCCATACAACTATCATAGACGGAAATCAGACAGGATGCTGTGTTGCTGTTTATAATGGAGAAGGAGAAGGAACTACTATTCGAGGATTTACTCTAACAAACGGAATAGGATTTTTAGAAGGAACAAGAAGATATGGAGGTGGTATTTATACAAACCTTGCCATAGTAGATATAATTAATTGTATTATTGAATACAATCAAGCTATTTGTGGTGGAGGTATTCAGATTGGTGGTGGATTGGTTGGCTTGGCAGGTAATACAATAAGAAATAACCGGGCATCATTGCGAGGTGGTGGGATTTCAAGCTGGAACTTATCTACTTCATTAAATTTTTCAGATACAAACAGATGTAATATATATGACAATTTTGCCTCTTATGGATTAGATATTCAAAATTCTACAGGAACCGGAGTGTCAATAGATGTAATAGTTGATACATTTACAGTGTCTGAACCTTTCGGATATGAATTATATCAGGGAGACAGCAGTTATAATCAAGATTATGATGATATGGAATTTGATGTACTTCATTATAAATATGAAAGAGTTGAGGCAGATATTTACGTTTCACCGGATGGAGATAACAGTAACAGCGGCTTAAGTTTTGATGAGCCTTTGCAGACAATCAGCCATGCTATACAGATCATCAGTGCTGATGTTGATAATCAGAGGACTATATATTTAGACGAAGGAATTTATAATTGTCAGGACAATTATCAGCAGTTCCCTATCCTAATGAAAAGTTACGTATCAATAGGAGGAATA
The Candidatus Stygibacter australis genome window above contains:
- a CDS encoding T9SS type A sorting domain-containing protein produces the protein FADYQSSVENSSIKQECKINRSIIDKSNDDSNYNDPDGTCSDMGYKYHAHDIYNWNYDGNRRTYLWRSFPRLPLDSQIPYNNGNNLVVSEVLQNWNPVPDGVDVWYNTDYVVDGVYYQGEWTWDPTNYMVNSKNGYKMSRDNGEGCVLFSRGLKCLDNVELHTEPYQETWLGYFLQVPQNVLDAFPQEVIEDAIAIYTMEWAISRTSTHDPWSGSPQFCKLNYMDCVVIKTINESNNFYWQISTRSEEPEYRPVAEHFTFNDDIDYLPVYVEFDEEDIPQEVAIYVNDECRGAQVVEDTLCQICAHILEEELGQDIEFAFWYEGRSREERKKEYLVENSNTGEYEPGSLITGMPGIHYKVSFKDKQGDVIPVTTELQCYPNPFNPELTISFNLEEQQEVILDIFNIKGQKVKSLVNETYRPENYNIIWKGDNEIGKKVSSGIYLIRLAIDEQVITSKAVLMK